One stretch of Astatotilapia calliptera chromosome 3, fAstCal1.2, whole genome shotgun sequence DNA includes these proteins:
- the LOC113019469 gene encoding nephronectin: MLTIVLLSCFCLWTRGQRLDHDSWADQATLSRGLCRYGNSVECCWGWKQLDWGRCEPHCQQGCKHGECVKPDQCKCHPGYTGKACNQDLNECGVKPRPCKHRCMNTPGSYKCYCVDGYVLQPDGSCRNAQTCYHANCQYGCEVIKGAVRCTCPSPGLRLGPDRRTCVDIDECFLGGGVCPRRRKCVNTFGSFICKCHLGFRLVYINGRYTCIDKDTRPFCSLNPSSPKCKCKDGSCKAIPKVMVEPQRPRTTTPMTSTIITTATSPPTTTTAPIPTTSLSTSTDVMTTTPTPITDTTATPVTATTVTTTTLAATTTTEMDTTTPTTPPPSTTSAITTPSTTTNVTTITASSTTPTTLLTTTQTTPSSPPPPTTTTPAITTVLPSTSLQTTTVNNKINKDVTQKQRGDVHIPRHPGHNHVWEFDIELGNIAEDARDDPEVGELRCSFSHRLCDWMSDSEGDLHWETVQSPAGGWYLSVPELKAGQTSIRGARLAIQVVPSWSHGDLCLSFSHWLTGHHVGVLQLFVRKKGRDQRYGPALWSRTGGHGWRHTHVTLTTHSLDRVLLKAERRIGRSGQIAVDDVTLRRGPCR, translated from the exons ATGTTGACCATAGTTCTCCTGTCTTGCTTCTGTTTGTGGACACGGGGCCAGCGCTTGGACCACGACAG ctggGCGGACCAGGCCACGTTGTCCCGTGGACTCTGTCGCTATGGAAACAGCGTGGAGTGCTGCTGGGGCTGGAAACAGTTGGACTGGGGGCGATGTGAAC ctcacTGCCAGCAGGGCTGTAAACATGGAGAGTGTGTGAAACCAGACCAGTGCAAATGTCACCCAGGATACACGGGAAAGGCGTGTAACCAAG ATTTGAACGAGTGTGGCGTGAAGCCTCGGCCCTGCAAACACCGCTGCATGAACACGCCAGGCAGCTACAAGTGTTACTGCGTGGACGGGTACGTGCTGCAGCCGGACGGCAGCTGCAGGA ATGCCCAAACCTGTTACCATGCCAACTGTCAGTATGGCTGTGAGGTGATCAAAGGGGCAGTGCGATGCACCTGTCCATCGCCAGGGTTACGCCTCGGTCCAGACAGACGCACCTGCGTCG ACATTGACGAGTGTTTCTTGGGTGGAGGCGTGTGTCCTCGTCGCAGAAAGTGCGTGAACACTTTCGGGAGCTTCATCTGTAAATGTCACCTGGGCTTCAGACTCGTGTACATCAATGGGCGGTACACCTGCATCG ATAAGGACACTCGTCCGTTCTGCTCTCTGAATCCATCGTCTCCAAAGTGCAAGTGTAAAGACGGCAGCTGCAAAG CCATCCCCAAAGTGATGGTAGAACCGCAGAGACCAAGAACTACAACTCCCATGACCTCCACCATCATCACTACCGCTACATCTCCTCCAACCACCACAACTGCTCCCATCCCAACAACCTCCCTGTCTACATCCACTGATGTTATGACCACCACTCCAACACCTATAACTGATACCACTGCTACACCAGTTACTGCCACTActgtgacaacaacaacacttgctgctactactacaACTGAAATGGATACGACAACTCCCACAACGCCTCCTCCGTCCACCACTTCTGCTATTACTACTCCTAGTACAACAACAAATGTTACTACCATCACTGCAAGTTCAACTACACCCACCACTCTGCTAACTACAACCCAGACGAcaccttcttctcctcctcctccaacaacaacaacaccagcaATCACTACAGTGCTGCCGAGTACCTCGCTGCAAACCACCACGGTGAACAACAAGATCAACAAAGACGTGACACAAAAGCAACGAGGAGACGTGCACA TCCCTCGACATCCCGGTCACAACCACGTGTGGGAGTTTGACATCGAGCTGGGAAACATCGCGGAAGATGCCAGAGACGATCCTG AGGTCGGGGAGCTCCGTTGCAGCTTCAGTCACAGACTCTGTGACTGGATGTCTGACAGTGAGGGAGATCTACACTGGGAGACGGTTCAAAGTCctgcag GTGGGTGGTACCTATCTGTCCCCGAGCTGAAGGCGGGACAGACAAGCATCCGTGGTGCTCGACTGGCCATCCAGGTAGTCCCTTCCTGGAGCCATGGCGACCTGTGTCTCTCCTTCTCCCATTGGTTGACGGGGCATCACGTGGGCGTGCTGCAGCTGTTCGTCAGGAAAAAGGGACGAGACCAAAG GTATGGCCCCGCCCTCTGGAGTAGGACAGGTGGGCACGGTTGGAGACACACGCATGTTACCTTGACAACACACTCTCTGGACAGG gtgCTGCTCAAGGCCGAGCGGAGGATTGGACGAAGTGGACAGATCGCTGTTGACGATGTCACTTTGAGACGGGGGCCGTGTCGATGA